GGAGCGAACTCCGGCGTCTGTGCGCGTAGGGGCGCACAGGGTGCGCCCGGAGGGTTCGGGGTGGCCCGAGGGCGGGCGCACGCAGTGCGCCCCTACGGGTGAAAGAGCCGCGTTCCCGAGCTTTCTACCGTTCCGCAAACCCACACGGATCGCAACAGAGCCCCCCTTTTCCTCGTGGGGACATCCCCAGCCGCTCATGCGGCCTCCAGGCGGTCCCGCAGGGCGAGCCAGCGCTGGGCCTCGGCGCCGAGCCGGGGATCGCGCGCCGCCCAGGCCGAGAGGTTGGCGGCCAGGTTGAGGGAGAGGGTCTGGGCGCCGGCCCGGGCCAGGCGCTCCGCGGCCGCGACGTCCGCCGTGAGGGATGGGCCGAGCCCCCCGAAGAGGGGCCCCAGGTCCTCCAGGAGCGATACGGCCTCTTCCAAGGCCTCCAGGGTCGCTTCGAGGCTCGCCTTCGCAGCCCCCGGGTCTCCCCCCGCGGCCGCCTTGTAGAGGAGCCCGTCCCGCTGCGCCTCTGCAAGAAAGCGCTCGGCCCGC
This region of Thermodesulfobacteriota bacterium genomic DNA includes:
- a CDS encoding cyclodeaminase/cyclohydrolase family protein, with amino-acid sequence MEDLRNHTLEEWVRALARRDPVPAGGALALATLAGGAALAAKAARLSGRPAQAWEERAERFLAEAQRDGLLYKAAAGGDPGAAKASLEATLEALEEAVSLLEDLGPLFGGLGPSLTADVAAAERLARAGAQTLSLNLAANLSAWAARDPRLGAEAQRWLALRDRLEAA